Proteins from one Cryptomeria japonica chromosome 4, Sugi_1.0, whole genome shotgun sequence genomic window:
- the LOC131875336 gene encoding NAC domain-containing protein 45-like, translated as MAAPLVAPGFRFYPRDEELLSYLRRKVSGRKIEPDIIPEIGLYDCEPWDLPDKSPLSNGDSQWYFFTLLKRRYHTGSRINRATKAGYWKASGRGRKIASQLGVKRTLVFYTGRTPQGEQTDWVMHEYSLDGAAGLQDTFVLCRIFKKKGTEHKNGEQNDAQIENNIEPTPSHAYVQGCPDAALNVPITLIGSPQTPHSSQNLAAQTLYELEHSRGERGTVQFDAVNGVGTNPRRFNTNTATNEEEMKYMAEVFENVKDTEETGHFDNRQNSASMDTAPLDHSAHPEHHNCSKCDKTAEELISFKKGFEKMTEELINLKADVAKMVDLFQSNSTMQENVTALLRMLQKMEFKKHGDDKGASSSNHMQLIEFL; from the exons atgGCAGCTCCGTTAGTGGCTCCAGGTTTCAGGTTCTATCCCAGGGATGAAGAACTCTTGAGTTATTTGCGGAGAAAAGTGAGTGGACGTAAGATTGAGCCGGATATCATTCCAGAAATAGGTTTGTACGATTGCGAGCCATGGGATCTACCTG ATAAGTCTCCTCTGTCCAATGGAGATTCGCAATGGTATTTCTTCACTCTTCTTAAGAGAAGGTATCATACTGGTTCACGCATAAACAGGGCCACTAAAGCTGGTTACTGGAAAGCAAGTGGGAGGGGCCGTAAGATTGCCTCACAGTTGGGTGTGAAGAGAACCCTAGTCTTCTACACAGGCCGCACTCCACAGGGGGAACAAACAGATTGGGTGATGCATGAATATTCTCTAGATGGCGCAGCTGGTTTGCAG GATACTTTTGTCTTATGCCGTATTTTCAAGAAAAAGGGAACAGAGCATAAGAATGGTGAACAGAATGACGCACAGATAGAAAATAATATAGAACCTACGCCCTCACACGCTTATGTTCAAGGGTGTCCAGATGCAGCGTTGAACGTGCCAATAACTTTGATTGGATCTCCTCAAACTCCCCACTCCTCTCAAAACCTGGCAGCTCAGACTCTCTACGAACTCGAGCATAGCCGTGGTGAAAGAGGCACAGTTCAGTTCGATGCTGTCAATGGGGTGGGTACCAATCCCAGGAGATTTAACACCAACACCGCTACCAACGAAGAGGAGATGAAATATATGGCGGAGGTTTTCGAAAATGTGAAAGACACTGAGGAAACTGGGCACTTTGATAATAGGCAAAACTCTGCTAGTATGGACACTGCCCCTCTTGACCATTCTGCTCATCCCGAGCATCACAACTGCTCTAAATGTGACAAGACGGCAGAGGAGCTCATTAGTTTCAAAAAAGGCTTCGAGAAGATGACAGAGGAGCTCATCAACCTCAAAGCCGATGTAGCAAAGATGGTTGATCTCTTCCAATCCAACTCTACTATGCAGGAGAATGTGACAGCACTACTTCGTATGTTGCAGAAGATGGAATTCAAAAAGCATGGAGATGACAAAGGTGCAAGTTCAAGCAATCACATGCAGCTGATTGAATTTTTGTAA